DNA sequence from the Treponema sp. OMZ 838 genome:
CTATTCAAGGAATTGCAGGTTGGTATTTTTTGAAAAGCACCGAATCATCAAAACCCACGGTAACACATGAAATACGTATTAACGTATCTACTGATGATATAATTATTTCTAATTGAATAACCAGTAGGTCTTTTGCTTGCTCTGGGCTATTTCTTTTTTAATTTCATTTTTGCAAAACGTTTAAATCGTTTGTCATATTTACTATAAAACCTTTCAGAGACACCATTGATTATAATATTACCATGTTCATCTTTTTTTTGTGTAGCATCAATAAAATAAATATTATTGTCGATGGTCTTAATATAAATGCCTATGTGAGTAGGCATATCATTATTATCTTCTTCGCCCATAAAAATTATATCACCTTCTGAAAGCGTGTCAGTGAATACCGAATAATACTTAAATAGATCTCGAACATTTGCATCGCAAAATAACAAATCATACTTTACACTATCTGCAACAGCGTATCGGTAACACTGCACAACAAATCCAGAACAATCAATGCTTATCACCCCTGTGTGCAAAGGTTCTCTTTTTCCCCATACATATTTAGTATTTGCATTGGCATATTTATAAGCATATAAAACGACCTTAGAACCAATTTCATTTGAAATAAAAAACGGCAGCTGACAAGATGTAATTATATAAATAAATATGAATAATAATATTTTCTTTTTCATAAATCCTCTGTTACCATCCTATATAGAATGATGAGGCAAACGCTTTATCAGAATTCTTATGAAAGGTCGCCCGTGTCAAATAACCCCATTGATTATTTATAGGATAACCATTTAATTCAAATTTATCCTCACTCAATCGCTCAATAAAAACGACTATAGCATATTGCCAGCCTCCTTTCATGTCATTATAAAAGCATCCCCCGCCAAAGATATTTAACCGCTCACCTATATCTATTCTATCTTTAAAAACATTGAACCACTCGTATTGATTAGTGTTTACCATTTTACCCCAATACCATGTGTTTAACAAGCCTTTGTTTGGTGTGATCTTTCCTGTCACGGTAACGTTTTTTAGTTCTGCATCATTAAGAAACGCTTCTCCAGATTTCTTTATTCTAAAGATTTCGTGCCCATTGTTTTTTGCTGAAATACCTATCTCATTATTAATTGCAACCTCAAAATCGTTAGGATTTTGTTCGTCACTATCTATTTTAAATTTTTTAGCGACAAGATTTTCTAAAAATGCATCTTGAGTTGCTAGCATTTTAATAAAACTGTTATTAGCAATCAGCTTTTCGGTGAATGTCTTTTTTACCGCTAATTCAAGGACATCTATATAGTCTGCTTTAAGCTTACCATTTACAAAAATATTATCGCTCTTGAATTGTATCTGATCTGCTTCGAGGCTTATTTGGCTTGCCAGTAATGCGGCGCGGCGGGCATCTTCCCAGAGGGGTTTTATCGCAGCTCCGGCATTCCCTTTAATACCGTAATAGTCGGTGTCTTTTACCTTGGCGTATACGGCGTTGACTTTTTCTAGGGTGCTTGCGTTTATGAGTTTTTCGCGGGTTGCCTCGTCAATCATAACAGGGAGGTTGAG
Encoded proteins:
- a CDS encoding NlpC/P60 family protein, whose product is MKKKILLFIFIYIITSCQLPFFISNEIGSKVVLYAYKYANANTKYVWGKREPLHTGVISIDCSGFVVQCYRYAVADSVKYDLLFCDANVRDLFKYYSVFTDTLSEGDIIFMGEEDNNDMPTHIGIYIKTIDNNIYFIDATQKKDEHGNIIINGVSERFYSKYDKRFKRFAKMKLKKK